The window CGGCGGCTTCTTCCTGTGGCTCGAGGTCGGCGACGGCGAGGCGGCGGCGCGCCGCCTGTGGCAAGAAGCCGCGATCAAGACCCTACCGGGCGGCTACATCGGCCTGCCCGACGCGAACGGCGAGAATCCGGGTGCCGGCTTCCTGCGCGTGGCGCTGGTGCATGACGATGCGACATTGACGAACGCGCTCGAACGGCTGGCGCAGGTATTGTGAGGAAGCGGCGCGCGCCATGAACCGTTACTCCATGAACCGCATGCGTGAGGAAGCGAGGGAGACCCGCCGGTGAAGATCGCCATGGCCAACCTGTCGGCCACGCTCGACAAGACCCGCGACAGGACCCGCGACCCGGGCCTGAAGGAATTCCTGCGCCGCCGTCTCAACGAGCTGGCGGGCGGCGTGCTGTTCGTCGCCGCCATCATCCTGTTCCTGATCCTCGCGACATACGACCATACCGACCCGTCGTGGAACCAGGCGATCGACAAGGTGCCGGCCAATTTCGGCGGCCAGTCGGGCGCGATCCTGGCCGACGTGCTGATCCAGAGCGTGGGCTTCGCGAGCGTGCTGGTGCCGACCATCGTCGCGGTCTGGTCGCTCCGGCTCCTCCTGCAGCTGCCGATTCGCCGGCTCTGGGTGCGGCTTACCCTGCTTCCCTGCCTGATGGTGGCGGCCGCCTTGAGCCTTGGCATCTTGCCCGGCAACCTGGGCGGCGTCATCGGCCGGCTGTTCTGGGCGAACATCGCGCTCGGTCCCTTGACCGGCCCCGTCGGCGCCGCGATCGGCGGCCTAGTGGCACTCGGCCTGATCTATGTCCTGGGCCTGACGCGCAGCGAATGGCGCGAGGTCGGCCGCGGCGCCGGCAAGGTGGCCGTCGCCTCGCGCCTGGGCGGCCAGGTGGTCGCCAAGGCCGGCGGCAAGGTCGGGCTCTCCACCTGGCGCTGGGGCCGCAGTCTCGCCGAGTCGCGCCGACGGACAACTGAAGAGCCTGGCGAGGAGCCCGGTGTCGAGCGCACGCCCCGCGAGCCGGCGATCCGCATCCGCCGCCCGGCCGCCGACGCGGCACCGGCGATGGAACGGCGCGAGCCGACCATGGGCGAGCCCGGCACCCACCATCCGGCACCGCGCGAGCCGGTCATGGGCGCCCGGCGCGAGCTTGCCCCTGGCGTGGTGGCACCGAAGCAGGCGGCCCCCGCTCCCGCCAAGCGCGTCGAGCAATCGCGCCAGCAGAGCCTCGACCTCGAGCCGCAGGCGCAATATGACCTGCCGCCGCTCGATCTCCTGGCCGAAGTGCCGCTCGCCCGCGGGCTTGCGGGCCCGAGCGAGGAGGCGCTGCAGCAGAACGCGCTCTTGCTGCTGAACGTGCTCGAGGATTTCGGCGTCAAGGGCGAGATCGTGAAGGTGCGCCCCGGCCCCGTCGTGACGCTCTACGAGCTGGAGCCGGCGCCCGGCACCAAGTCCTCGCGCGTCATCGGCCTCGCCGACGACATCGCGCGCTCGATGAGTGCCGTGTCGGTGCGCGTCGCGGTCGTCCCCGGCCGCAACGTGATCGGCATCGAACTGCCGAACGCCAAGTCCGAGACGGTCTATCTGCGCGAGCTCATGGCGTCCGACGCCTACGAGCGTTCGTCGGCCAAGCTCAGCCTGGTGCTGGGCAAGGACATCGGTGGTGCCCCGGTCGTGGCCGACCTTGCCAAGATGCCCCACCTGCTGATCGCCGGGACGACCGGCTCCGGCAAGTCGGTCGGCATCAACACGATGATCCTGTCGGTGCTCTATCGGATGCCGCCGGACCAGTGCAAGTTCATCATGATCGATCCGAAGATGCTGGAACTGTCGATCTACGACGGCATCCCGCATCTGCTCGCGCCAGTCGTGACCGATCCGAAGAAGGCGGTGGTGGCGCTCAAGTGGACGGTGCGGGAAATGGAGAACCGCTACCGCGCCATGTCGAAGCTCGGCGTGCGCAACATCGAGGGCTACAACGCGCGCCTCGCCGAGGCGCGCGCGCGCGGAGAGGTGCTGTCGCGCCGCATCCAGACCGGCTTCGATCCCGAGACCGGCGAGCCGCAGTTCGAGGACCAGGCGCTCGATTCGAACCCGCTGCCGTTCATCGTCGTCGTGGTCGACGAGATGGCCGACCTGATGCTGGTCGCCGGCAAGGACATCGAGGCGGCGATCCAGCGCCTGGCCCAGATGGCGCGTGCCGCCGGCATCCACATCATCATGGCAACGCAACGCCCGTCGGTCGACGTCATCACCGGCACGATCAAGGCGAACTTCCCGACCCGCATCAGCTTCCAGGTCACGTCCAAGATCGACAGCCGCACCATCCTGGGCGAGTCGGGCGCCGAGCAGCTCCTGGGCCGCGGCGACATGCTCTACATGGCCGGCGGCGGCCGCATCACCCGCGTCCACGGGCCCTTCTGCTCCGACGGCGAGGTCGAGGCAGTGGTGAACTTCCTGAAGAGCCAGGGTCAGCCCAGCTACATCGAGGAAGTGACCGAGGACGAGGGCGGCGACGAGGCGGGCGAGAGCGCCGTGTCCGGCAGCGGTGGCGGCGGCGACGGCGATTCGAACGACCTCTACGACCAGGCGGTGGCGCTGGTGACGCGCGAGAAGAAAGCGTCGACCAGCTTCGTCCAGCGCCATCTGCAGATCGGCTACAACCGCGCCGCCCGCATCATGGAGCGCATGGAGCAGGAAGGCGTCGTGAGCCAGGCGAACCATGTCGGCAAGCGCGAGGTGCTGGCCCCGCCCCCACGCTGATCCCGGCGCGCTGATCCCGGCCCGCTGAGGGCAGGGGCTGCGCAACGTCGCCCTTGCATCGACATAATCGGCCCGCCAAATCAGGGGTGCCTTCCCCTTCTCGCTGAACATCGGAGCGGCCAGATATCATGCCCACCCCGAGGCCCCTTTCCCGCCGCGCGCTGATGCGCGGTGCCGCGGCCGTGGCGCTCGCGGCCGCCCTGGGGCCCCGCCTCGCCCGCGCGGCAGCACCGGTCGCGGCAACCTTGACCGCCCAGGACCAGGCCGACCTGAAGCGGATCGAGAACTATCTCGACAATATCAAGACCATGCAGGCGCTGTTCCAGCAGACGAACCCGGACGGCTCGACCGCCGAGGGCGAGGTTTACATGTCGCGCCCCGGCAAGATGCGGTTCGAATACCAGCCGCCGGTGCAGATGTTCATCGTGTCCGACGGCAATTACGTCGCGATCGACGATCTCGAGCTCAAGAACGTGCAGTTCTATCCGGTCGAATCGACGCCGGTCTGGTTCCTGCTGCGCGAGGCGATCAAACTGTCGGGCGACGTGACCGTCACCCGGTTCGAGCGCGGGCCGAAGAGCCTGCGCGTCACCTGCGTCCAGACCAAGGACCCTGGCAACGGCGCCATCACGCTCGTGTTCCAGGACGACCCGCTGGTGCTGAAGCAATGGATCGTGCTCGATCCGCAGCAGCGCTCGACCACCGTCGCCTTGATCGACCCGCAGCAGGGGGTACAGTTCAAGCCCGAAATGTTCTACCTGCCGACCAACACGAAGGAGCGCGGCTGACCGCCGCCCCTCGCCTCGAGCTCACGCCGGATCGCCGCCGATGCCCAAGCCCATGCCCCTGATCGCCATTCCCTGCTGCCGCCGCGTGCTGGACGAGCACGCCATCCACATGGTCGGCGAGAAATACATCCTGGCGCCACTCGAGGCCGCGGGCTGCCTGCCGGTGCTGATCCCGGCGCTGGGCGACCGGCTGGATCCGGCCGATCTGGTCCAGCGCTTCGACGGGCTGCTCCTGACCGGCAGCCCATCCAACGTCGAGCCGCACCACTATGACGGGCCGGAACCGCCGGCCAACAATCTCACCGACCCGGAGCGGGACGCGACCACGCTGCCGCTCATCCGCGCGGCGATTGCGGCCAAGCTGCCAGTGCTCGGCATCTGCCGCGGCCACCAGGAGTTGAACGTGGCGCTGGGCGGCAGTCTGCATCAGGAGGTCCACGAGGTCGACGGCCGCATGGATCACCGGTCGGACAAGACCGGCACGCCCGACCACAAATACCGGCTCGTGCATCCGGTAGCCCTCGTCCCGGGCGGCCTGTTCCAAGAGTGGGCCGGCGGCGCCGAGCGGCTCGAGGTGAATTCGCTGCATGGCCAGGGCATCGACCGGCCCGCGCCCGGATTGGTCACCGAGGCACTGGCACCGGATGGTCAGATCGAAGCCGTCCGGCTCGACGGCGCTGATTTCGTCGTCGGCGTGCAATGGCACCCGGAATGGCGGGTGCTGGAAAACCCGTTTTCGATCAAGCTGTTCGAGGCGTTCGGCGCGGCCTGCGCCCGTCGGGCGGCCTTGCGCGCGGGGATCGGTCGGGCGGCGTAAGCCGGCATTTCACGCAACCCGACTCTAGCTAACACCGGAGCAGCCAATCAGTTTCATGCAGGACCCGGCCGTCCGGCATGCAACAAGTGCAGTTGTTGCGGCGCTGCGACACCCCAATTATTTTTTTGAAGTGATCGAGGACCTCGACGTCCTGATCCCGACTGGTTCCCCTGCCACATCGGGCTCCCCCAACGGCACTTCACCCCCCGACGCCCGGTCATCCCCCCTGACCGGGCGTCACCCTTTTTCGGGCCCTCTGTCGCAGGAACCAGGCTCGCGGCAGCGTTGAAGCCGTCTCATCCCCATGCTTTCATGCGGGCCCGTCGCCGCCACCCATCCGCCGCCGTTTCTTCGCCAGAGGTCCTTCATGGCTTATGCCGTTCCCGCCCCCGCCCTCGTCACGGTTCCCGTGGTCGGTGGCGATCCCTTCCCCGTGCGCCGGATCTATTGCGTCGGCCGCAACTACGCCGCCCATGCCCGCGAGATGGGCAGCAACCCGGACCGGGAGCCGCCGTTCTTCTTCATGAAGCCGGCCGACGCGATCTTGGCCACCGGCTCGACCATGGCCTATCCGCCGCAGACCAAGGACCTGCATCACGAGATCGAGCTCGTCGTCGCCATCGGCAAACAGGGCAAGGACATCCCGGTCGCCGAAGCGCTGGACCATGTCTATGGCTACGCCGTCGGGCTCGACATGACCCGGCGTGACCTGCAGAA of the Aliidongia dinghuensis genome contains:
- a CDS encoding fumarylacetoacetate hydrolase family protein; this encodes MAYAVPAPALVTVPVVGGDPFPVRRIYCVGRNYAAHAREMGSNPDREPPFFFMKPADAILATGSTMAYPPQTKDLHHEIELVVAIGKQGKDIPVAEALDHVYGYAVGLDMTRRDLQNEAKKTGRPWEMGKGFDQSAPIAPIHKAADVGHLAKGAIWLKVNGEIRQQGDIADLIWSVAESISYLSALMELHPGDLIYSGTPEGVAAVTHGDKLLGHVDGLSDLAITIG
- a CDS encoding gamma-glutamyl-gamma-aminobutyrate hydrolase family protein, which produces MPKPMPLIAIPCCRRVLDEHAIHMVGEKYILAPLEAAGCLPVLIPALGDRLDPADLVQRFDGLLLTGSPSNVEPHHYDGPEPPANNLTDPERDATTLPLIRAAIAAKLPVLGICRGHQELNVALGGSLHQEVHEVDGRMDHRSDKTGTPDHKYRLVHPVALVPGGLFQEWAGGAERLEVNSLHGQGIDRPAPGLVTEALAPDGQIEAVRLDGADFVVGVQWHPEWRVLENPFSIKLFEAFGAACARRAALRAGIGRAA
- a CDS encoding DNA translocase FtsK, whose amino-acid sequence is MANLSATLDKTRDRTRDPGLKEFLRRRLNELAGGVLFVAAIILFLILATYDHTDPSWNQAIDKVPANFGGQSGAILADVLIQSVGFASVLVPTIVAVWSLRLLLQLPIRRLWVRLTLLPCLMVAAALSLGILPGNLGGVIGRLFWANIALGPLTGPVGAAIGGLVALGLIYVLGLTRSEWREVGRGAGKVAVASRLGGQVVAKAGGKVGLSTWRWGRSLAESRRRTTEEPGEEPGVERTPREPAIRIRRPAADAAPAMERREPTMGEPGTHHPAPREPVMGARRELAPGVVAPKQAAPAPAKRVEQSRQQSLDLEPQAQYDLPPLDLLAEVPLARGLAGPSEEALQQNALLLLNVLEDFGVKGEIVKVRPGPVVTLYELEPAPGTKSSRVIGLADDIARSMSAVSVRVAVVPGRNVIGIELPNAKSETVYLRELMASDAYERSSAKLSLVLGKDIGGAPVVADLAKMPHLLIAGTTGSGKSVGINTMILSVLYRMPPDQCKFIMIDPKMLELSIYDGIPHLLAPVVTDPKKAVVALKWTVREMENRYRAMSKLGVRNIEGYNARLAEARARGEVLSRRIQTGFDPETGEPQFEDQALDSNPLPFIVVVVDEMADLMLVAGKDIEAAIQRLAQMARAAGIHIIMATQRPSVDVITGTIKANFPTRISFQVTSKIDSRTILGESGAEQLLGRGDMLYMAGGGRITRVHGPFCSDGEVEAVVNFLKSQGQPSYIEEVTEDEGGDEAGESAVSGSGGGGDGDSNDLYDQAVALVTREKKASTSFVQRHLQIGYNRAARIMERMEQEGVVSQANHVGKREVLAPPPR
- a CDS encoding LolA family protein, whose amino-acid sequence is MPTPRPLSRRALMRGAAAVALAAALGPRLARAAAPVAATLTAQDQADLKRIENYLDNIKTMQALFQQTNPDGSTAEGEVYMSRPGKMRFEYQPPVQMFIVSDGNYVAIDDLELKNVQFYPVESTPVWFLLREAIKLSGDVTVTRFERGPKSLRVTCVQTKDPGNGAITLVFQDDPLVLKQWIVLDPQQRSTTVALIDPQQGVQFKPEMFYLPTNTKERG